Proteins from one Chthoniobacterales bacterium genomic window:
- a CDS encoding GTP-binding protein, producing the protein MSEKIIPVTILTGFLGAGKTTLLNYILKGQNDYKFAIIVNEIGKIGIDGQLVENQKDELLEMSNGCVCCTVRKDLVKGIQKLLKKGGFDYILIETTGIADPGPVAQTFTNIPALQKFVRLDSIITVVDAEQIFTQMKNEATAREQIIMADYLLLNKVDLVDEAQLAKVEAEFTKLNPEARIFRTDHSQVNLKELLDMHVFDLDQKLAIDPKFQDELETRHHHDIHSHSFAFDQPFNVDRLQQWIEDLSKTEKVYRSKGFLSLAGHPRRAIFHGVNNRFSIFWDRLWEASEKRQSQLVFIGRDLDETRIKTGLEKCLG; encoded by the coding sequence ATGTCCGAAAAAATCATCCCTGTCACCATTCTCACCGGCTTCCTCGGCGCAGGCAAAACCACCCTGCTCAACTACATTCTGAAGGGCCAGAACGACTACAAATTTGCCATCATCGTCAACGAGATCGGCAAGATCGGCATCGATGGTCAGCTCGTGGAAAACCAAAAAGACGAGCTCCTCGAAATGAGCAACGGCTGCGTCTGCTGCACCGTCCGCAAAGACCTCGTTAAAGGCATCCAGAAGCTCCTCAAAAAAGGCGGGTTCGATTACATTCTCATCGAGACGACCGGCATCGCGGACCCGGGTCCGGTCGCGCAAACATTCACGAACATCCCCGCGTTGCAAAAATTTGTCCGCCTCGACTCGATCATCACCGTTGTGGACGCCGAGCAGATTTTCACTCAGATGAAAAACGAGGCCACGGCCCGCGAGCAAATCATCATGGCGGATTATCTTCTCCTCAACAAAGTCGATCTCGTCGATGAAGCCCAACTCGCCAAGGTTGAGGCCGAGTTTACCAAGCTCAATCCCGAGGCGCGCATCTTCCGCACCGACCATTCGCAGGTGAATCTCAAGGAACTCCTCGACATGCACGTCTTCGATCTCGACCAAAAACTGGCGATCGATCCGAAGTTTCAGGACGAACTTGAGACGCGCCACCATCACGACATCCATTCGCATTCGTTCGCCTTCGACCAGCCCTTCAACGTCGATCGGCTCCAGCAATGGATCGAAGACCTCTCCAAAACCGAGAAAGTTTATCGCTCCAAAGGCTTCCTCAGCCTCGCCGGGCATCCGAGGCGCGCTATTTTTCACGGGGTGAACAACCGCTTCAGCATCTTCTGGGACCGCCTCTGGGAAGCCAGCGAGAAACGCCAAAGCCAGCTCGTTTTCATCGGCCGTGATTTGGATGAAACTCGGATCAAAACCGGACTCGAAAAGTGCTTGGGATAA
- the rpmB gene encoding 50S ribosomal protein L28, with protein sequence MPRTCSITGATSARGSIIHRRGMAKKKGGVGRHVTKNVARTFYPNLQNKRVWVPELNKFVPVRVSARGLKTITKNGAFATLKKAGLI encoded by the coding sequence ATGCCTAGAACTTGCAGCATCACAGGAGCCACCAGCGCACGCGGAAGCATCATTCACCGTCGCGGTATGGCCAAGAAAAAAGGCGGCGTCGGTCGTCACGTTACTAAAAACGTCGCCCGCACCTTTTACCCCAATCTTCAAAACAAGCGCGTCTGGGTTCCCGAGCTGAATAAATTCGTGCCTGTCCGCGTTTCGGCTCGTGGCTTGAAGACCATCACCAAGAACGGCGCCTTTGCCACTTTGAAAAAAGCCGGCCTGATTTAA
- a CDS encoding RNA-binding protein, translating into MGTKLFVGNLSFNTTEVDLQDLFAGAGNVKEAILMQDKFTGKSRGFAFVTMETDAEAEAATEKFNGYSLDGRALTVNEARPRTEGGAGGGGRSFGGGGGGGGFRGGSGGGSGGGGGYRGGSGGSGGGGGYESRGGGGGGGYRGGSGGGGGGRDRR; encoded by the coding sequence ATGGGTACTAAACTCTTTGTAGGAAATCTTTCCTTCAATACCACCGAAGTCGATCTGCAAGATCTGTTTGCCGGAGCCGGCAACGTCAAGGAAGCCATCCTCATGCAGGACAAGTTCACGGGTAAATCCCGCGGTTTTGCCTTCGTCACGATGGAAACCGACGCAGAAGCCGAAGCGGCAACTGAAAAATTTAACGGCTACTCCCTCGACGGACGCGCCCTCACCGTAAACGAAGCTCGTCCCCGCACTGAAGGCGGCGCTGGCGGCGGCGGTCGTAGCTTCGGCGGCGGCGGCGGTGGTGGTGGATTCCGCGGCGGCAGCGGCGGTGGTAGTGGCGGCGGCGGTGGATACCGTGGCGGCAGCGGCGGCAGCGGCGGCGGTGGTGGCTACGAATCCCGCGGCGGTGGCGGTGGTGGTGGCTATCGCGGCGGCAGCGGCGGTGGTGGTGGCGGACGTGATCGTCGCTAA
- the rlmN gene encoding 23S rRNA (adenine(2503)-C(2))-methyltransferase RlmN has product MNALLPHLKAQTLGTLQEWLASVGEPSFRAKQILDWVYTKRVPSISDMLNLSVNLRERLAASFRYDALPIARKTGSHDTTQKILYRLHDGRFIESVLIPATPAEFGETSSRRTLCVSSQVGCAYGCKFCASGLDGWTRHLDASEIVDQILQAEKLCGERIQNIVFMGMGEPLANFDNLIRALEIINAPWGIELGARHITVSTSGLVPQIRLLAELPLQIRLAISLHGATDEVRAQIMPVNRKYPLEELLEACAYWQSRKKQFITFEYILIDRLNDTHAQAHALAEHAKRLSAKVNLIPYNTVEGLPWVRPSEQRQDVFLDILKARKIQATIRREKGHDIDAACGQLRLRHERDLQPA; this is encoded by the coding sequence ATGAACGCCCTTTTGCCTCATCTCAAAGCCCAGACCTTGGGCACGCTCCAGGAATGGCTGGCCTCCGTCGGCGAACCATCCTTTCGCGCCAAACAAATCCTTGATTGGGTCTATACGAAGCGTGTTCCCAGCATCTCGGACATGCTGAATCTTTCCGTGAACCTCCGCGAACGACTCGCCGCCAGCTTCCGCTACGATGCACTGCCCATCGCCCGCAAGACTGGCTCGCACGACACGACACAAAAAATCCTCTACCGGCTGCACGACGGCCGCTTCATCGAGTCCGTCCTCATTCCAGCGACGCCTGCCGAGTTTGGCGAAACGTCCTCGCGCCGCACACTCTGTGTTTCCAGCCAGGTTGGCTGCGCTTACGGCTGCAAATTTTGCGCCAGCGGCCTCGACGGCTGGACCCGCCATTTGGATGCCAGTGAGATCGTGGACCAGATCCTGCAAGCCGAGAAACTCTGCGGGGAGCGCATTCAGAACATTGTCTTCATGGGCATGGGCGAACCGCTCGCCAACTTCGACAACCTCATTCGCGCCCTCGAAATCATCAACGCCCCTTGGGGGATCGAACTCGGCGCGCGGCACATCACCGTTTCCACGAGTGGGCTCGTCCCGCAGATTCGACTTCTGGCCGAATTGCCGCTGCAAATCCGGCTCGCCATTTCCCTGCACGGCGCGACCGACGAAGTGCGCGCCCAGATTATGCCGGTGAACCGCAAATACCCGCTCGAAGAACTCCTCGAAGCCTGCGCCTACTGGCAGTCGAGAAAGAAACAATTCATCACCTTCGAATACATCCTGATTGATCGGCTGAACGACACCCACGCCCAGGCGCACGCCCTGGCCGAGCACGCCAAACGTCTCAGCGCCAAGGTGAATCTCATCCCCTATAACACCGTCGAAGGCCTCCCTTGGGTGCGCCCATCGGAGCAGCGGCAAGACGTTTTCCTCGACATCCTGAAGGCTCGGAAAATCCAGGCCACCATCCGACGCGAAAAGGGGCACGACATCGACGCCGCCTGCGGGCAACTCCGACTTCGGCACGAACGCGATTTGCAACCGGCCTGA